The Thalassotalea sp. HSM 43 genome window below encodes:
- a CDS encoding mandelate racemase/muconate lactonizing enzyme family protein has product MKINRVEIFDIECPKRDVWNPVFIRIHTDQGISGVGEAGLAYDLGHSAAAHMIKEIAEAMLIGHDPFQTEALWTRMLRESFWGLGGGPVIYAAMSAIDTALWDIKGKALGVPVYQLLGGKVNHKLRTYASQLQFDWDSEVNRLFAPEDYGKAAQKAIDDGYDAVKVDPIMYDAEGTCFFDRTKLFTNKEMKLFRARLQAIRDAIGEDADIIFECHSLPGVTSAVQLGELVEEFRCMYFEEPVNYLNPDLHRKVADKVNVPIAGGERLYNRWGIKPYMQDMSIDVLQPDIGLSGGFTETKKVCDYADTFDVRIQAHVCGGPVATAASLHLETAIPNFLIHEHHTYAIKDWNRELCVQDPQPVNGFFEVSEEPGLGIELNDKIVYRSPHMEVK; this is encoded by the coding sequence ATGAAAATTAATCGAGTAGAAATTTTTGATATTGAGTGCCCTAAACGAGATGTATGGAACCCAGTATTTATTCGTATTCATACCGATCAAGGTATTAGTGGCGTCGGTGAAGCAGGGCTAGCCTACGATCTCGGCCACAGTGCCGCGGCACATATGATCAAAGAGATCGCCGAGGCCATGCTAATCGGACATGACCCATTTCAAACCGAAGCATTATGGACTCGCATGTTACGTGAAAGCTTTTGGGGCTTAGGTGGCGGACCGGTTATTTATGCGGCGATGAGTGCCATCGATACCGCGCTTTGGGATATCAAAGGTAAAGCACTTGGTGTGCCTGTTTATCAGTTGCTCGGCGGCAAGGTAAACCACAAATTGCGAACTTACGCGTCACAATTGCAATTTGATTGGGATAGCGAAGTTAATCGACTGTTTGCACCTGAAGATTATGGCAAGGCGGCACAGAAAGCGATAGACGACGGTTATGACGCGGTTAAGGTCGACCCGATTATGTATGATGCTGAAGGCACCTGCTTCTTTGATCGCACCAAATTATTCACCAATAAAGAAATGAAACTGTTCCGTGCGCGTTTGCAAGCGATTCGCGATGCTATAGGTGAAGATGCTGATATTATCTTTGAATGCCACTCACTGCCAGGTGTTACTAGCGCGGTCCAGTTGGGTGAGTTAGTTGAAGAGTTTCGTTGTATGTATTTTGAAGAGCCGGTTAATTACCTAAACCCAGACTTGCATCGTAAAGTTGCGGATAAGGTCAATGTACCGATTGCCGGCGGTGAACGCTTATACAATCGCTGGGGCATAAAACCATACATGCAAGACATGTCGATTGATGTGTTACAGCCGGATATTGGTTTGTCAGGTGGCTTCACGGAAACCAAAAAAGTCTGTGATTATGCGGACACATTCGATGTTCGAATTCAGGCCCATGTTTGCGGCGGCCCTGTTGCCACGGCGGCATCGCTGCACTTAGAAACCGCGATCCCTAATTTTCTTATTCATGAACATCACACCTACGCCATAAAAGATTGGAACCGTGAATTGTGTGTTCAGGATCCGCAACCGGTTAATGGCTTTTTTGAGGTCTCAGAGGAACCGGGATTAGGCATTGAGCTGAATGATAAAATCGTCTATCGCTCACCACATATGGAAGTGAAATAA
- a CDS encoding class II aldolase/adducin family protein, which translates to MYELVERNLQTKVSDIEWQTRLDLAACYRLVADMGWDDLIYTHISARIGDSEEFLINAFGVAFDEVTASNLVKIDIDGNILDGGEFQINPAGFTIHSAIHQVRHDAACVLHLHTPATIAVASQRQGLLPVSQYAMFSLPSLSYHDYEGLAVNPAEKQRLQHNLDNNNHLLLRNHGGLTLGPSIADAFMRFYDLNRACEIQLQLQASGQELINIPQHIIDNIFKQANIVHSGKTGGQKAWPAMMRKAYRLDPGFAK; encoded by the coding sequence GTGTACGAATTAGTCGAGCGCAATTTACAAACAAAAGTCAGCGATATCGAGTGGCAAACGCGCCTAGATTTAGCCGCCTGTTATCGATTAGTCGCCGATATGGGGTGGGATGATTTAATTTATACCCATATTTCTGCCCGCATTGGTGATAGTGAGGAGTTTTTGATCAATGCCTTTGGTGTTGCCTTTGATGAGGTAACAGCGTCCAATCTGGTTAAAATTGATATTGACGGCAATATCCTTGATGGTGGTGAGTTTCAGATTAACCCTGCAGGGTTTACCATTCACAGTGCCATTCATCAGGTACGTCATGATGCCGCATGTGTGTTGCATTTACATACCCCAGCGACTATCGCCGTAGCGTCACAACGCCAAGGATTGTTGCCTGTTAGTCAATACGCCATGTTTTCACTACCAAGCCTAAGCTACCATGATTATGAAGGGTTAGCGGTCAATCCGGCGGAAAAGCAACGATTACAGCACAATCTTGATAACAACAATCATCTGTTACTGCGCAACCATGGCGGTTTAACTTTGGGTCCGTCAATTGCCGATGCCTTTATGCGCTTTTATGATCTTAATCGAGCCTGCGAAATTCAATTGCAGTTGCAGGCTTCTGGGCAAGAGTTGATCAATATTCCACAGCACATTATTGATAATATTTTTAAGCAGGCAAATATTGTTCATTCCGGTAAAACCGGTGGTCAAAAAGCCTGGCCAGCAATGATGCGCAAAGCCTACCGACTTGATCCCGGTTTTGCTAAATAA
- a CDS encoding L,D-transpeptidase family protein encodes MTCFTSNALEFNLPQDKSRLVGELTYYTAKKGDYFQKLAEDFNVGFLALMEANPGVDPLRPEPGTELLIPTQMILPYGKHEGIVINLSELRLYFFDTKKQKVHVFPVGIGRIGHMTPTLIDKITEKRKNPNWFPTADHREEYLEKHGKEMPKMIPAGPDNPLGDYAMRIGTSAYLIHGTNQRFGIGMRASAGCIRMHPEDIEWLFKKSPSGTRVKIINTPIKMTYIEPDTRIIEIHSPLTDNEGNIPSLLPISNGVQRFIGNNPEDLEILEELILDPNGLPVEIRSE; translated from the coding sequence TTGACCTGCTTTACTAGCAACGCCCTTGAATTTAACTTACCACAAGACAAAAGTCGTTTGGTTGGTGAACTAACTTATTACACTGCCAAAAAAGGGGATTATTTTCAAAAACTGGCCGAAGATTTTAACGTTGGCTTCCTTGCTCTAATGGAAGCAAACCCAGGCGTCGACCCTTTACGCCCAGAGCCAGGCACCGAATTACTTATTCCAACGCAAATGATTCTGCCTTATGGCAAGCATGAAGGCATAGTCATCAATCTATCCGAATTGCGCCTGTACTTTTTTGATACTAAAAAACAAAAGGTTCATGTGTTTCCTGTCGGCATTGGCCGCATTGGCCATATGACACCAACCTTAATCGATAAAATTACCGAAAAACGTAAAAACCCAAATTGGTTTCCGACGGCGGACCATCGTGAGGAGTATTTAGAAAAGCACGGTAAAGAAATGCCTAAGATGATCCCTGCTGGGCCAGATAACCCGTTAGGCGATTACGCGATGCGCATAGGTACCAGTGCCTATTTAATTCATGGTACCAATCAAAGATTCGGTATTGGTATGCGCGCCAGCGCCGGTTGTATACGTATGCACCCAGAAGATATCGAATGGTTATTTAAAAAATCTCCATCGGGTACTCGAGTAAAAATCATCAATACGCCAATTAAAATGACTTATATTGAGCCGGATACGCGCATTATTGAAATTCATAGCCCGCTGACCGATAACGAAGGCAATATCCCGAGCTTATTGCCAATATCCAATGGCGTACAGCGCTTTATTGGCAATAATCCTGAAGATTTAGAGATATTGGAAGAATTGATTTTAGACCCTAACGGCCTGCCGGTTGAGATCAGATCAGAATAA
- a CDS encoding Lpp/OprI family alanine-zipper lipoprotein, protein MKKLMTLTGAVLTLALTGCVTSSELESHSSDMNAKIDGLAAQMEALSGEHASLKADHAKTMAEVQEAKEMAAAAAAEAQKANERVDNVVSSYKK, encoded by the coding sequence ATGAAAAAGTTAATGACACTAACCGGTGCGGTTTTGACCCTAGCTTTGACAGGGTGCGTTACCTCTAGTGAATTAGAAAGCCACAGCAGTGATATGAACGCGAAAATTGACGGTCTTGCTGCACAGATGGAAGCTCTTTCTGGTGAGCATGCAAGCCTAAAAGCTGATCATGCAAAAACCATGGCTGAAGTACAAGAAGCAAAAGAAATGGCTGCTGCTGCCGCTGCTGAAGCGCAAAAAGCTAATGAGCGCGTAGATAACGTCGTAAGCTCATACAAGAAATAA
- a CDS encoding winged helix-turn-helix transcriptional regulator: MSYKSRTLDRIDLTILDTLQRNSRISNVDLAKHINLSPSPCLDRVKRLESEGYIKRYGAVLDAKKLDLGMSAFIQVTLDRTKAEVFNQFRDNVVDIKEVAECHMVAGGFDYLVKLRITDMDNYREVLGKVVELPGVSQTHTYVVIEKVKEDLGLPVLGKAIN; encoded by the coding sequence ATGAGTTACAAAAGTAGAACACTTGACCGTATTGATTTAACAATCCTTGATACTTTGCAACGAAATAGCCGTATTTCTAATGTTGATTTGGCTAAGCACATTAACCTTAGCCCAAGCCCTTGCCTCGATCGAGTCAAACGATTGGAAAGCGAAGGCTATATAAAACGCTATGGCGCGGTGCTGGATGCTAAAAAGCTTGATCTTGGTATGTCTGCCTTTATTCAGGTTACGCTAGATAGAACAAAAGCTGAGGTGTTTAACCAGTTTCGCGACAACGTTGTCGATATCAAAGAAGTGGCAGAATGTCATATGGTTGCTGGTGGTTTTGATTACCTCGTAAAGTTGCGGATAACCGACATGGATAACTATCGAGAGGTGTTAGGTAAAGTGGTTGAATTGCCTGGGGTAAGTCAAACCCATACTTATGTGGTTATTGAAAAAGTCAAAGAAGACTTAGGGTTACCTGTTTTAGGCAAGGCAATTAACTAG
- the putA gene encoding bifunctional proline dehydrogenase/L-glutamate gamma-semialdehyde dehydrogenase PutA — translation MLFNGTLTTDDPIRQQIRDHYRANENDVLETLLPLAEIGANARSRVWEKARQLVVQIRKDQVGKGGVDALLNEFSLSTEEGVVLMCLAEALLRVPDKETADSLIRDKLAEGDWSSHIGNSDSIFVNASSWGLLLTGKLVNYSDDKKKQQFGLLKKTVGRLGEPVIRKAVRYAMQIMGTQFVMGRNIDGAVDRAVKTEAKGYTYSYDMLGEGARTMSDADRYFDSYVTAIHSIGKAAKGRGPQKSPGISIKLSAIHPRYEFTHRERVISELIPRLKELALLAKSYNIGFTVDAEEADRLDISLDVIGAVFLDKDLDGWDGFGIALQAYQKRALYVVDWVREQTLTAQRQMMVRLVKGAYWDSEVKISQVEGFEDFPVFSRKPSTDVSYHACAQRLLSYRDTIYPQFATHNAYTVATILEMAGDKHGFEFQRLHGMGESLYDQVVTGDRVACRVYAPVGEHSDLLAYLVRRLLENGANSSFVNNIVDENIPVESLLTDPVEEVRSWQNKYNPMIPQSIELYGAERANSKGIDLTNIDQITPMRDQLNTWFEQASDCEVVDDAQPVINPANHEQVIGYLKHASADKMQDILAQAQDAFTSWSKVDVQVRADILLKTADKLEEHRDELIAMCIKEAGKIPADGVAEVREAVDFCRYYAARATEMMSDERLQSRGVVLCISPWNFPLAIFLGQVAAAVVTGNTVVAKPAEQTSLIALRTIELMHEVGLPEGVVVPVIARGSQVGANIVPDERIQAIMFTGSTETGTWISQKLAERSGDPVPLIAETGGQNCMVVDSTALPEQVVDDVVTSGFQSAGQRCSALRVLFVQDEIADKVIKMITGAMQELHVGDPALLSTDVGPVIDEKAFNALHSHVEYLKDKATLHYQCELPNLEHGHYFFAPRLYEISDLSVLKQEVFGPCVHVIRYKAHELENVIDQINGTGFGLTMGIHTRIEEKSEYLAKRSRAGNVYVNRNMIGAVVGVQPFGGRGLSGTGPKAGGPMYLTRLVKEASAAAEHVLSDSDKAQLENQFNDYSTSAWKIGAKLQNAKNDELKWRDTDVTVRISVGRQILAQIAANKLFTSEQSEIENVVEAARKQLTMIEKALSKPITLPGPTGESNKLYMESRGVLTVIRDQDTSFEYWLLSVVSALAAGNNVIAMVEEQYLEQAQQCENVFTEFGLVTGIFQAVSLNHLPTVLENPHLTGAVIASNSRLKQLVSEKLAARSGAILPVITAQSNASLFERLVTEKTVTIDTTAAGGNASLMTMEISD, via the coding sequence ATGCTTTTTAACGGAACCTTGACCACTGACGATCCAATTCGTCAACAAATTCGTGACCACTACCGAGCAAACGAAAATGACGTTCTTGAGACGTTATTACCATTAGCCGAAATCGGCGCTAATGCCCGTTCACGAGTTTGGGAAAAAGCACGTCAACTTGTTGTCCAAATCCGTAAGGACCAAGTCGGTAAAGGCGGTGTAGATGCCTTATTAAATGAGTTTTCTTTGTCTACTGAAGAAGGCGTCGTACTTATGTGTCTTGCTGAAGCACTGTTGCGTGTTCCAGACAAAGAGACTGCCGATAGCTTGATTCGCGATAAACTTGCGGAAGGCGATTGGAGTTCACATATTGGTAACTCTGACTCAATTTTTGTTAATGCCTCATCATGGGGCTTGTTGCTAACCGGTAAGCTGGTTAACTATTCTGACGATAAGAAAAAACAACAATTTGGCCTATTGAAGAAAACGGTCGGTCGCTTAGGTGAGCCAGTGATTCGTAAAGCGGTAAGATACGCGATGCAAATCATGGGGACTCAATTTGTTATGGGTCGCAATATCGACGGCGCGGTTGACCGTGCGGTTAAGACCGAAGCCAAAGGTTATACCTATTCTTACGATATGCTAGGCGAAGGCGCACGCACAATGAGTGATGCCGATCGTTATTTTGATAGCTATGTCACTGCTATTCACTCCATTGGTAAAGCCGCTAAAGGCCGAGGTCCGCAAAAAAGCCCTGGCATATCGATTAAACTTTCTGCTATTCACCCTCGCTATGAATTTACCCATCGTGAGCGTGTTATAAGCGAATTGATTCCACGCTTGAAAGAACTGGCGTTACTGGCCAAATCATACAATATCGGTTTTACCGTTGATGCCGAAGAAGCTGATCGTCTAGATATATCGTTAGATGTGATTGGCGCGGTATTCTTAGATAAAGATCTTGATGGTTGGGATGGTTTTGGTATTGCACTGCAAGCCTATCAAAAACGCGCTTTATACGTTGTTGATTGGGTGCGCGAGCAAACCTTAACAGCACAACGTCAAATGATGGTGCGTTTGGTAAAAGGCGCGTATTGGGACAGTGAAGTGAAAATCAGCCAAGTTGAAGGCTTTGAAGACTTCCCAGTATTCAGTCGCAAACCATCTACGGATGTGTCTTACCACGCTTGTGCTCAGCGTCTATTGTCATACCGCGACACTATCTACCCGCAATTTGCCACACATAACGCTTATACCGTAGCAACCATATTAGAAATGGCTGGCGACAAACACGGTTTTGAATTCCAACGTCTACACGGTATGGGTGAGTCGTTATACGATCAAGTCGTCACAGGTGATCGTGTCGCATGTCGAGTTTACGCACCGGTTGGTGAGCACTCAGATCTGTTAGCGTACTTGGTTCGTCGTCTTCTTGAAAACGGCGCAAACAGCTCATTCGTGAATAACATCGTTGATGAAAACATTCCTGTTGAGTCACTATTGACCGATCCAGTGGAAGAAGTTCGCAGTTGGCAAAACAAGTACAACCCAATGATCCCACAGTCAATTGAACTTTATGGTGCAGAACGTGCCAACTCTAAAGGCATTGATTTAACCAATATCGATCAGATAACGCCAATGCGTGATCAGCTGAATACTTGGTTCGAACAAGCCAGTGATTGTGAAGTTGTCGATGATGCACAACCTGTCATAAACCCAGCGAACCACGAACAAGTGATTGGTTACCTTAAACATGCTAGCGCTGACAAAATGCAAGACATTCTTGCGCAAGCTCAAGACGCATTCACTAGCTGGTCAAAAGTCGATGTGCAAGTTCGTGCCGACATTCTCTTGAAAACCGCAGACAAACTTGAAGAACACCGTGACGAGTTAATCGCCATGTGTATCAAAGAAGCCGGTAAAATTCCTGCTGACGGTGTTGCCGAAGTCCGTGAAGCGGTCGATTTTTGCCGCTACTATGCTGCTCGTGCAACAGAAATGATGAGTGATGAACGACTGCAATCTCGCGGTGTTGTGCTATGTATTAGCCCGTGGAACTTCCCGCTAGCTATTTTCCTTGGTCAAGTTGCGGCTGCCGTGGTTACCGGTAACACTGTGGTTGCCAAGCCAGCGGAGCAAACCAGTTTAATTGCCTTACGCACCATTGAATTGATGCATGAGGTTGGCCTACCTGAAGGTGTTGTCGTTCCAGTTATTGCTCGTGGTAGTCAAGTTGGTGCCAACATTGTTCCTGACGAACGTATTCAAGCCATTATGTTTACTGGCTCAACTGAAACCGGTACTTGGATTTCACAAAAACTGGCTGAACGTAGCGGCGACCCAGTGCCTCTTATTGCCGAAACAGGTGGTCAAAACTGTATGGTCGTTGACTCTACAGCCCTACCAGAGCAAGTGGTTGACGATGTTGTTACCTCAGGCTTCCAATCAGCCGGTCAACGTTGTTCAGCATTGCGCGTATTGTTTGTGCAAGACGAAATCGCCGACAAAGTAATCAAGATGATCACCGGTGCAATGCAAGAATTGCACGTTGGTGATCCTGCATTGCTAAGCACCGATGTTGGTCCTGTTATTGATGAGAAAGCCTTTAACGCCCTACATAGCCACGTAGAATACTTAAAAGATAAAGCGACGTTGCATTATCAATGCGAGTTGCCAAATCTCGAACACGGTCACTACTTCTTTGCGCCGCGTTTATATGAAATCAGCGATCTATCGGTTCTAAAACAAGAAGTTTTCGGCCCATGTGTGCATGTTATCCGTTACAAAGCCCATGAACTGGAAAACGTTATTGATCAAATCAATGGTACCGGTTTTGGTTTAACCATGGGTATTCATACGCGCATCGAAGAAAAGAGTGAATATTTAGCAAAACGCTCTCGTGCCGGCAATGTTTACGTAAACCGTAACATGATTGGTGCGGTCGTAGGTGTGCAACCATTTGGTGGTCGCGGACTATCAGGTACCGGTCCTAAAGCCGGTGGCCCTATGTACTTAACTCGTTTGGTTAAAGAAGCGTCAGCGGCTGCGGAACATGTGCTGAGCGATAGCGACAAAGCACAACTTGAGAATCAATTTAATGATTACTCAACGTCAGCGTGGAAAATTGGTGCGAAATTGCAAAATGCCAAAAACGATGAGTTAAAGTGGCGTGATACCGACGTTACCGTGCGTATCTCTGTTGGTCGACAAATATTGGCACAAATTGCAGCGAATAAACTATTTACCTCAGAACAGAGCGAAATAGAAAATGTTGTAGAAGCGGCACGCAAACAATTAACTATGATTGAAAAAGCGTTAAGTAAGCCGATTACGCTACCAGGTCCTACAGGTGAATCAAATAAACTGTATATGGAATCGCGCGGCGTACTTACTGTAATCCGTGATCAAGACACCAGTTTCGAATATTGGTTATTGTCTGTGGTCTCTGCTTTGGCGGCCGGTAACAATGTTATCGCCATGGTTGAAGAGCAATACCTTGAACAAGCACAGCAATGCGAGAACGTATTCACTGAGTTCGGTCTTGTTACAGGTATATTCCAAGCGGTATCACTGAACCACTTGCCAACGGTATTGGAAAATCCACATTTGACCGGTGCTGTTATCGCGAGTAACTCTCGCCTAAAACAATTAGTGAGTGAGAAGCTTGCGGCTCGCAGTGGCGCGATTTTACCTGTCATTACCGCACAAAGTAATGCCAGCTTATTTGAGCGTTTGGTAACCGAAAAAACCGTTACCATCGATACCACAGCAGCGGGTGGTAATGCCTCGTTGATGACAATGGAAATCAGCGACTAA
- a CDS encoding DUF4097 family beta strand repeat-containing protein, which translates to MKTINKIILPTLLLASFGSIAAANETKEQRFDLTGKGQLLLENVNGDVEITSWSEKAVLVTANITADDQDDLDNVKVIMKQNGNRIIVETEYQESDGGWGRNSNSGSVDYSVKVPENIDLREIDLVNGSLLVENVAGELNVDIVNGSVEATGMAADVEVDSVNGGVELTFADDAKNVDIEVETVNGGIRLYLPENFGANVDASTGNGSIKTDFGIKSVKGEYWGTDLEGKIGDGSSDIELESVNGSIRLLKK; encoded by the coding sequence ATGAAAACAATCAATAAAATAATCCTGCCTACTTTGTTACTTGCGTCGTTTGGCAGCATTGCTGCGGCCAATGAAACCAAAGAGCAACGCTTTGATTTAACAGGTAAAGGTCAGTTGTTACTGGAGAATGTTAATGGCGATGTTGAAATCACTTCATGGTCAGAAAAAGCGGTATTAGTCACCGCCAACATAACCGCAGATGATCAAGACGATCTGGACAATGTTAAAGTTATTATGAAACAAAATGGCAATCGCATCATTGTCGAGACCGAATACCAAGAAAGCGATGGTGGCTGGGGTCGTAATAGCAATAGTGGCAGTGTTGATTACAGTGTCAAAGTGCCAGAGAACATTGATTTACGTGAAATAGATTTAGTCAACGGATCATTATTGGTAGAAAACGTTGCTGGTGAACTAAATGTCGATATTGTTAATGGTTCGGTAGAAGCGACTGGAATGGCCGCTGACGTTGAAGTGGATTCTGTTAATGGTGGCGTTGAGTTAACCTTTGCCGATGATGCCAAGAATGTGGATATTGAAGTAGAAACCGTTAACGGCGGTATTCGTTTGTACCTTCCAGAAAACTTTGGCGCAAATGTTGATGCCAGTACAGGCAATGGCTCAATAAAAACCGATTTTGGTATTAAGTCCGTTAAAGGCGAATATTGGGGCACCGATTTAGAAGGCAAAATTGGCGATGGCTCAAGTGACATCGAATTAGAAAGCGTTAACGGTTCGATTCGACTGTTAAAGAAATAA
- a CDS encoding CinA family nicotinamide mononucleotide deamidase-related protein, whose translation MLNVQLLLTGNELMSGDIVDTNSVFLAQQLKSMGVELTRKTTVGDNLPLLVEQMQTLSQSADVVIINGGLGPTVDDMTAQALSEMSGRTLTIHPIALEQVKAWCVKRNYRLTGPNMKQALLPMECDIVDNPIGSAPGFSLRHNDCLIICTPGVPRELKAMFNEQIKPILKQMLPDSVQVVTDKMQVFGIGESGLQKMINESFPDWPESLELGFRASMPLLEVKLTSREKSQNTLRQTWFNKLKTLFGSHLINTDGANIQQTLVQLLQQKQLRMTTAESCTGGLIAAKVTSVAGSSQVFEAGYVTYSNQMKQAMLDVDAELLAQHGAVSEPVVIAMAKGALAKSNADYAVAVSGIAGPDGGSDEKPVGTVWLAWGSKDALQTTQLYFPAGRAYFQTYVANAALDLIRREVLEIDETPRYVTERQLPKQK comes from the coding sequence ATGTTAAATGTGCAGTTATTACTCACCGGTAATGAATTAATGAGCGGTGATATTGTCGATACCAACTCGGTTTTCCTAGCTCAACAACTCAAATCTATGGGTGTTGAGTTAACGCGAAAAACAACGGTAGGTGATAATTTGCCACTGTTGGTCGAGCAGATGCAAACCCTGTCGCAAAGCGCCGACGTTGTCATTATTAATGGCGGCTTAGGACCCACTGTAGATGATATGACCGCACAAGCGTTAAGCGAGATGAGTGGTCGTACTTTAACGATTCATCCCATCGCGTTAGAGCAAGTGAAAGCATGGTGCGTAAAACGTAACTACCGCCTCACCGGTCCTAATATGAAGCAAGCCCTATTGCCGATGGAATGTGACATTGTCGATAACCCTATTGGCAGTGCGCCGGGGTTTAGCCTGCGTCATAACGATTGCTTGATCATCTGTACTCCCGGTGTACCTCGTGAGCTTAAAGCCATGTTTAACGAACAGATAAAGCCAATCTTAAAGCAGATGTTGCCAGACTCGGTACAAGTGGTCACCGACAAAATGCAAGTATTTGGCATTGGCGAATCAGGCTTACAAAAAATGATCAATGAATCATTTCCTGATTGGCCGGAATCATTAGAGTTAGGCTTTCGAGCCAGTATGCCACTGCTTGAAGTAAAGCTTACCAGCAGAGAAAAAAGCCAAAATACGTTAAGACAAACCTGGTTTAATAAATTAAAAACACTATTTGGTTCGCATTTAATCAACACTGATGGTGCCAACATACAACAAACATTAGTACAGCTGTTACAACAAAAACAGCTGCGCATGACCACGGCAGAATCCTGCACCGGTGGCCTAATAGCGGCGAAAGTGACCAGTGTTGCTGGTTCATCACAGGTTTTTGAAGCCGGTTATGTCACCTACTCGAATCAAATGAAGCAAGCTATGCTCGATGTCGACGCCGAGCTTTTAGCCCAGCATGGCGCAGTCAGTGAGCCCGTGGTTATTGCTATGGCTAAGGGTGCGTTAGCTAAAAGTAATGCCGATTATGCCGTTGCCGTCTCTGGCATTGCCGGCCCCGATGGCGGCAGCGATGAAAAACCCGTTGGCACGGTATGGCTTGCTTGGGGCAGCAAAGATGCGTTGCAAACCACACAATTGTATTTTCCAGCTGGTCGCGCTTACTTTCAAACCTATGTTGCTAATGCCGCATTAGATTTAATTCGTCGCGAAGTGCTCGAGATTGATGAAACGCCTAGATACGTTACTGAGCGTCAATTACCGAAACAAAAATAA
- a CDS encoding YggN family protein — translation MKKFVLAGLTSIALTSGSAFAHDDDSYNFSSEHCSVNVNYGVVVEEQHIRFIDKDQTIIQINDGDQLFVKGKQVRLTSEQKQLLSDYADAINEQVPNVVNLANEAIGIAFTAISHVATAFSGEDTDNSEKLEKIFARIEQKVAERFNKDQGSYYVAQQDFDEFDRFIEDELEAEIEGVVSSFVGDILIAAGTAMTEGDGSFEENMEAFGEKMEKMGEDIESTVEEQAEDLEKQAEDLCQNLKELDDIEQRLTDSVDELNDIDLISVGD, via the coding sequence ATGAAAAAGTTTGTACTAGCGGGACTGACCAGCATTGCCCTGACTTCGGGTAGTGCATTTGCCCATGACGACGATAGCTACAATTTCAGCTCAGAGCATTGCTCTGTCAATGTTAATTATGGTGTGGTTGTTGAAGAGCAACACATTCGCTTTATTGATAAAGACCAAACCATTATTCAAATCAATGACGGTGACCAACTATTTGTTAAAGGCAAACAGGTTCGTCTAACCAGTGAGCAAAAACAATTACTGTCAGATTACGCCGATGCAATCAACGAGCAAGTACCGAACGTGGTCAATTTGGCCAACGAAGCCATAGGCATTGCCTTCACCGCCATCAGTCATGTCGCCACGGCGTTCAGTGGTGAAGATACAGATAACAGTGAAAAGCTGGAGAAAATCTTTGCTCGTATTGAACAAAAAGTTGCCGAACGTTTTAATAAAGACCAAGGCAGTTACTATGTCGCGCAACAAGACTTTGACGAGTTTGATCGCTTTATAGAAGATGAATTAGAAGCCGAAATTGAAGGCGTTGTGTCAAGCTTTGTCGGTGATATCCTTATTGCAGCGGGTACAGCAATGACCGAAGGTGATGGCAGCTTTGAAGAAAATATGGAAGCTTTCGGCGAGAAAATGGAAAAAATGGGTGAAGATATCGAGAGCACCGTCGAAGAGCAAGCCGAAGATCTAGAGAAACAAGCGGAAGATCTTTGTCAGAACTTAAAAGAGCTGGATGATATTGAACAACGTCTAACCGACAGCGTTGACGAGCTGAACGACATTGACCTAATTAGCGTTGGCGACTAA